One genomic region from Sphingobacterium sp. UGAL515B_05 encodes:
- a CDS encoding TolC family protein yields MNKLNFIFIVLCFFFSPHLSAQEKEYGARNTFTVDDMEELLMANHPIVKQVNLLSETAKAQVTQALGKFDPTLNSSFKNKHFGNTDYYNQWNSELKIPLWLAGADLKIAYDRNVGEYTNPQSRTNNAGLSAIGLSIPLGQGLIVDSRRNTLQQAKAMISYLEGEKIKQINAIWFQALSDYWNWYFAYQQYQLLLEGVKLADQRFKAISEQTMLGDKPVIDSIEASVVVKERRIELSRYEVELKNAKIVLSNHLWNDQQFPVELPDHAIPLKLEDPVILPDKSVIEALLDSAKIAHPEMIKLASKNQQLLFEERYRKEMLKPKFNVSGTLISSRHGFNDFVPPQYDFNWQNYKVGFEFAFPLFIRAERGKLKEVRIKQDQLRFEQVATERNIYNEVVKKYNDLNAYSKQIELQSINISNQELLLRGELNKFELGESTLFVVNSRENKLIEMRIKQEKLVTDYRKALAELYYKAGTKF; encoded by the coding sequence ATGAATAAATTGAATTTTATTTTTATCGTGTTGTGCTTTTTTTTCTCTCCTCATCTTTCGGCTCAGGAAAAGGAATATGGAGCAAGGAATACTTTTACAGTGGATGATATGGAAGAGCTTTTAATGGCCAATCATCCCATCGTTAAACAAGTGAATCTGCTGAGTGAAACTGCAAAAGCCCAGGTAACACAGGCGTTAGGGAAGTTTGATCCGACGTTAAATTCCAGTTTTAAAAATAAGCATTTTGGCAATACGGATTATTACAATCAATGGAATAGTGAGTTGAAAATTCCACTTTGGTTAGCAGGCGCAGATCTGAAAATTGCTTATGATCGAAATGTTGGTGAGTATACAAACCCGCAATCCCGAACAAATAATGCCGGGCTTTCCGCAATCGGTTTAAGTATTCCGTTGGGGCAAGGTTTAATTGTCGATAGCAGAAGAAATACGTTGCAGCAGGCAAAGGCTATGATCAGCTACCTCGAAGGTGAAAAGATAAAACAAATAAATGCCATTTGGTTTCAGGCGCTTTCAGATTATTGGAATTGGTATTTTGCCTATCAGCAATATCAGCTTTTATTGGAGGGTGTAAAATTGGCTGATCAACGGTTTAAAGCAATCAGCGAGCAGACGATGCTGGGAGATAAACCTGTAATTGATTCCATCGAAGCTTCGGTCGTTGTAAAAGAACGGCGGATAGAACTTTCAAGGTATGAAGTTGAACTTAAAAACGCGAAAATTGTATTGTCCAATCATCTGTGGAATGACCAACAATTTCCAGTAGAACTTCCCGATCATGCCATTCCGCTTAAGCTCGAAGATCCTGTTATTTTGCCAGATAAAAGTGTGATCGAGGCACTTCTTGATTCGGCGAAAATTGCTCATCCCGAAATGATCAAGTTGGCGAGTAAAAATCAACAACTTCTATTTGAGGAACGTTATCGAAAAGAAATGCTTAAACCTAAATTCAATGTGTCAGGCACGCTCATTTCTAGCCGTCACGGTTTTAATGACTTTGTTCCACCGCAGTATGATTTTAATTGGCAGAATTATAAAGTAGGTTTTGAATTTGCTTTTCCACTTTTTATTCGCGCTGAACGTGGGAAGCTCAAAGAAGTACGGATTAAGCAAGATCAGCTACGATTTGAACAGGTTGCGACCGAGAGAAATATTTACAATGAAGTCGTTAAGAAGTATAATGATTTAAATGCTTACAGTAAACAGATTGAACTTCAATCGATCAATATAAGTAATCAGGAACTGCTTCTTAGGGGTGAATTAAATAAGTTTGAACTGGGGGAATCCACCTTATTTGTTGTTAATAGTAGGGAAAATAAGCTGATCGAAATGCGTATCAAGCAAGAGAAGCTTGTTACAGACTACAGAAAGGCACTAGCGGAATTATATTACAAAGCCGGAACTAAATTTTAA
- a CDS encoding YoaK family protein, with product MLRKYSNHRTIQDNIKLGGITAFSAGMVNVASVIVFFSFTSNVTGYYAVFAQELAKGNWYQGAVVLFWILLFLVGSMLSNLIIIHGKGRFSSYLTHSIPLALEILSILFVGIYLDVFYEDSLKETEILVGALLFAMGLQNGLTASISNSVVKTTHLTGLTTDLAILISMFTKESNRSNKALVDKFHLLLSIVGAYVMGGLVSGISFTYLSNKTFYVVCFVLLIIGLYDHYKLYLLKKQFVNRHRQPVAA from the coding sequence ATGCTGAGAAAATATAGTAACCATAGGACGATTCAAGATAATATCAAATTAGGGGGAATAACTGCATTTTCTGCAGGAATGGTCAATGTCGCATCTGTCATTGTCTTTTTCTCGTTTACCTCTAATGTTACGGGATATTATGCTGTCTTTGCTCAGGAGCTAGCGAAAGGAAATTGGTATCAAGGTGCAGTAGTGCTATTTTGGATTTTACTTTTTCTAGTCGGGAGTATGCTTTCGAATCTTATCATCATTCATGGTAAAGGACGTTTTAGCTCCTATTTGACACATTCTATTCCCTTGGCATTGGAAATACTGAGTATATTATTTGTCGGGATATATCTTGATGTATTTTATGAAGATTCTTTGAAAGAAACAGAGATACTTGTCGGTGCATTGCTGTTTGCAATGGGATTACAAAATGGTTTAACAGCGAGTATATCGAATTCTGTTGTGAAAACGACACACTTGACAGGACTAACGACAGATTTAGCAATATTGATTTCGATGTTCACTAAGGAGTCCAACCGAAGCAATAAGGCGTTGGTCGACAAATTCCATTTACTGCTGAGTATCGTGGGAGCCTATGTCATGGGAGGGCTTGTGAGCGGTATTTCATTCACCTATTTATCGAATAAGACATTTTACGTGGTTTGTTTTGTTCTTTTAATCATTGGTTTGTACGACCATTACAAATTGTATCTATTAAAAAAGCAATTTGTGAATCGTCATCGTCAGCCAGTGGCAGCTTAG
- a CDS encoding response regulator, whose protein sequence is MNAKSNLLLVDDHTELLEFIADDLNEDYQITTSSNGREALDLLASEYFDLIVSDVMMPEMDGFELCQKIKEDIAYAHIPVILLTAKNSIESKIQGLEFGADAYIEKPFSPAFLRAQIASLLKNRVKVKEFFIKNPMSQIQHIGQNQSEQEFLLKIEEIIMQHLDDPQFNVDKMADILCMSRPTLYRKINVVSSLSPNELINLTRLRKAAELLIQKQHKVYEISNLLGYSSATHFSRNFQKQFGQSPTEFQDAQTALSKS, encoded by the coding sequence ATGAATGCCAAATCCAATTTATTATTAGTAGATGATCATACCGAACTGCTTGAATTTATTGCGGATGATCTCAATGAGGATTATCAGATAACGACGAGCTCTAATGGAAGAGAAGCCCTAGATTTATTAGCCTCTGAATATTTCGACCTGATCGTCAGTGATGTAATGATGCCAGAAATGGATGGTTTTGAGCTCTGTCAAAAAATTAAGGAAGATATCGCCTATGCACATATTCCAGTTATACTTTTGACGGCAAAAAATAGTATTGAATCAAAAATTCAGGGTTTAGAATTTGGTGCTGACGCTTACATTGAAAAACCTTTTTCGCCCGCTTTTTTAAGAGCACAAATAGCCAGTTTATTAAAGAATAGAGTTAAGGTCAAGGAATTTTTTATTAAAAATCCGATGTCACAAATTCAACATATCGGGCAAAATCAAAGTGAACAAGAGTTCTTGCTGAAGATTGAAGAAATCATCATGCAACATCTCGATGATCCACAGTTCAATGTCGATAAAATGGCCGATATTCTCTGTATGAGCAGACCTACACTCTATCGCAAAATCAATGTGGTATCCAGCCTATCACCCAATGAACTGATTAATTTAACGCGACTTCGAAAAGCCGCTGAGCTCCTCATTCAAAAGCAGCATAAAGTTTACGAAATTTCTAATCTATTGGGCTACAGTTCTGCTACTCATTTCTCACGTAATTTTCAAAAGCAGTTTGGACAGAGCCCTACCGAATTTCAGGACGCTCAAACTGCTTTATCTAAATCTTGA
- a CDS encoding glycoside hydrolase family 76 protein, which produces MIKFFSIRPFWALSLISLSVSPLCVKQVCAQELHNQRSVHDQHKSQQNLLRAIQLIDRSMEVYFSGDDFKMHRFYNPFTQARSEEKASVWMYSASIEAVNAVLSGLKKQQKAGNNEFYGKYYSRYVDLLAKLHANAAYYLGTFTLTSFTQHKEWTVYAVDRVREKGKANVTGVLNVYDDQMWLVREFLEAYHLTGQERYLQEAEYLTAYVLDGWDCTLDEKGNEHGGIPWGPGYVTKHACSNAPIISPLVTLYEIYKKKGDQIVAHSIDPKDKLTRISKKERKSDFYLRYAKRIYDWQKAYLLNEKGVYADMMGDCFPDCSIAYETVNGVQYRKNTELRKAVGTAFSYNSGTMISGAADLYRVTKAKSYLEDGKKLADATFTYFGKLGQQIPEHYTYATDGFNNWFNGVLLRGYTAIYPNYSKAGVYAKSFQDNLDYGYTHFLKDGFLPNDLLGGWAADKSKNDLEGMFMFTYAAQFATLAQIESTK; this is translated from the coding sequence ATGATCAAATTCTTTTCCATCCGGCCTTTTTGGGCACTCTCTCTAATTTCTCTGTCAGTATCACCCCTCTGTGTAAAACAGGTTTGTGCGCAAGAATTGCACAACCAAAGATCAGTACATGATCAACATAAAAGCCAACAAAATCTTTTACGAGCAATTCAGTTAATTGATCGATCAATGGAAGTCTATTTTTCCGGTGACGATTTCAAAATGCATCGTTTTTATAATCCATTTACGCAGGCTAGATCGGAAGAAAAAGCGAGTGTATGGATGTACTCTGCGTCCATAGAAGCTGTAAACGCTGTGTTGAGCGGCTTGAAAAAGCAACAAAAGGCGGGTAATAACGAGTTTTACGGAAAGTATTACTCCCGCTATGTGGATTTATTGGCCAAGCTTCATGCAAATGCAGCTTATTATTTAGGGACATTTACGCTAACATCTTTTACACAACATAAAGAATGGACGGTGTATGCTGTCGATCGCGTCCGAGAAAAAGGAAAAGCAAATGTAACTGGAGTACTGAATGTCTATGATGATCAGATGTGGCTGGTCCGGGAATTCTTGGAAGCTTATCACTTGACTGGGCAAGAACGCTATTTGCAAGAAGCTGAATACCTTACTGCTTATGTGCTTGATGGTTGGGATTGTACTTTGGATGAGAAAGGGAATGAGCATGGTGGAATCCCATGGGGGCCAGGATATGTAACTAAGCATGCCTGTAGTAATGCACCGATTATTAGTCCGCTTGTTACGTTGTATGAAATCTATAAAAAGAAAGGCGATCAAATCGTCGCGCATTCCATTGATCCAAAAGATAAATTAACTCGTATTTCTAAAAAAGAGAGGAAGAGCGATTTTTACCTTCGTTATGCTAAAAGGATTTATGACTGGCAAAAGGCATATCTTCTTAACGAAAAGGGTGTTTATGCGGATATGATGGGGGATTGTTTCCCAGATTGTTCGATAGCTTATGAAACGGTCAACGGTGTACAATACCGAAAAAATACCGAGCTCAGAAAAGCAGTTGGAACAGCATTTTCCTATAACAGTGGAACGATGATTTCCGGAGCAGCCGACTTATATCGTGTGACGAAAGCAAAAAGCTATTTAGAAGATGGCAAGAAACTAGCCGATGCGACTTTTACTTATTTTGGAAAGTTAGGGCAGCAGATTCCTGAGCACTATACCTATGCGACAGATGGTTTTAATAATTGGTTTAACGGCGTATTATTAAGAGGATATACTGCTATATATCCGAATTATAGCAAAGCTGGAGTCTATGCAAAATCTTTTCAGGATAACTTGGATTATGGCTATACCCACTTCTTGAAAGATGGATTTCTGCCGAATGACTTGCTTGGAGGCTGGGCAGCTGATAAGAGTAAGAATGATTTGGAAGGAATGTTCATGTTTACATATGCAGCACAATTTGCAACATTAGCGCAAATTGAATCAACAAAATAG